The following nucleotide sequence is from Phacochoerus africanus isolate WHEZ1 chromosome 6, ROS_Pafr_v1, whole genome shotgun sequence.
TGGCAAGACGGTGGATTACCGGGGCACCATGATCCCCAGCGAAGCACCCCTGCTCCACAACCAGGTCAAACTTGTGGATCCCACGGACAGGCAAGCACATGGGGCTCTGGTCAGAGGGTTTCCTGCCCTCCGAGTCCACACAGCTGTCGACCAAAGGGCGTGGTGGATTGGATGTGCTGGAAATGGAGAGGGGCCATCTGGTGAACTTGACTCCCTGTCGGAAACCCCAGTACAGGGGtagcagagaaaaaaagatggtgaCTTTGGTGTTTTCAGTCGTTGACTTTTAGGTTGGAGGATAGCAGGGAGGCCTGGCTTCCTGGCTGGGCTCACTTCTCCCATCCACTAGGAAACCCACTGATGTGGAGTGGAGATTCACTGAGGCAGGAGAGCGGGTACGAGTCTCCACAAGATCAGGAAGAATCATCCCTAAACCTGAATTTCCCAGAGCTGACGGCATCGTCCCTGAAACATGGATTGGTGAGGCTGGGCGAGGGGCAGGAAGATGGGGGTTGAGGGGAGCAGGAGTAAGGGATGTTAACAAGCCCTTCCACCCATCGTCTTTGCTCTGGCTCAATAGATGGCCCCAAAGATACCTCAGTGGAAGATGCTCTAGAAAAAACCTATGTGCCCCGGCTAAAGACACTGGAGGAGGAGGTGATGGAGGCGATGGGGATCCAGGAGACTCGGAGACACAAGAAAGTCTATTGGTATTGAGTCTGGGCAGAGCCACTGCTCCCCTCTTTGTCTTAGCCTTGGAGCTTGGGGCCACCTCTTCTTCAGATGCTAATAAAGAGCCTTGGGTCCTCCTCTGTGTACAGCTGCTGTCTTCTGGTAGACTGGCATCCCTGACCCCGATGCACCTGCTTCCGGGACTGAGGGAGGGAGCATCTGTCCTGATGTTATGACAAAACCTGGAGAGCAGTTAGCCAGCCTTAAGGTAGCCCTGCCAAAGGGCAGGGCCTGCAGATTCTGGCATGGGGATCTAAGGGAGAGAGCCTCCCTCCATGGAGATCTCTGAGTCACAGTGTGCTGCTTATTAGGGAAGACGGTGGGGCTGGGGTGTGAGACCTGATAGAGCACTTCTGCAGGATGCAGTACAGAGGGTGCGTGTCTATCCTTGTCTAAACTTAATAGAAATCATAGAGAAACAaagatttcagttttttaataaattacaaataaatgttcACATAATATCAATATCATAtttggagggagagaaggggcacAAAGCCGAAGGTCTGCAGGGAACGGGATTCCAGGTAGTATGCCAGATGCTGGTTCTCTAGCTGAGGAGGTGAAGGTGCTGCCAGCCAGTGTGGCACCTGGCAGTTTCAGAGGGGTTTTGGGATCTGCCCTTCCTCACGCCGTGTCAGCTGTCTTCAGTCTCCAGGACAGAGAAGGCCTCACCCAGAGGCCTTTTGGTGGCCACCAGAACCAGGTTTCTGGGAGAGAGTTCGGGGCTGAAGATGGGCAGGAGCTCAGCATGGAAGCCTGTAAAACAGACAGGGCTACTCAGAGGGGGAGAAATGAAGCAGACTCTTAGCCACGTCCTGCCTGGCCTGCAGGCACAGCCGCTTTTTCCCATGGGGGGAGGCTCAAGGGGGTCTAAGGAGACCCAGCTCTCTACCAGCAGCATGGGTGCCCGAGGCACTGGCTCGGGAGGAGGCAGTCCTCCCCACACCAGGTTCTCTGTGCTTGGGATGCTGGCTTCATGCACCTCAGGGATGTACAGACATAGGTTGATTCAGTTGGTTATCTGCATTAACAAGTCCCCACCCATCCAAAACCCACCACAGTGGTGAACCTAGTCCCaacaggggcaggggctgggacctGAAGGGGAACCCTAGAATGCCGACCCCTCTGGCCTTGAGTCCCCACTGTGGCCACCCTCACCCTGCTCCTGAAGGTAGAGTAGCCGGTCCAGCAGAATCAGTGTCTCCACCAGTGGGGccagcagcagagccaggctgAAGAAGGCCACCACACGGTTCTCCTGGGCCTGGTGGGCCCGAAGGGCAGCCAGATTCAGCGGCAGGTGGGGGTCCAGCCCCACCCGCTGTAGCCCCCGCTGCACATATCTGTGGGGTTAGCCACAGATAACACTCAGTTTGGTTTTAGGAAACCACCCCCCATTCAAACGgtccattcttggagttcccatcatggcacagtggaaacaatctgactaggaaccgtgaggttgcaggtttgatccctggccttgctcagtgggttaaggatcccgtgttgctgtgagctgtggtgtaggtcacagacgctgcttggatctggtgttgctatggctgtggtgtaggccggtagcaacagctctgattcgacccctagcctgggaatctccatatgcagcgggcgcggccctaaaaaagacaaaaaaaaaaaaagacaaactgtcCATTCCTAATTCCATTCCAGCTTTGCTTGATTTGCAACCCTGAGGGGCATGTTtaatgttgctgtgagttgtctGTCCAATAGCAAAtcaatccaaacatttattttttagccaAAGCTAATTATTTAGCCGTATTTCCAGCAGTGAAAAATTTTGATCAAGGAGTGACAACTCCCTTTCAAAGAAAATTTGAAGCTGTCTCAGAATGCAAactcaccacccccacccacccccggcaCACTTAGATTTTCTTGAGGACGAGAGCTCACAAGTGAGGGCGGGAGGGGAATCGCACCTCCAGTCGGTGATGCCTCCCTCTTtaccccccccaacacccccagCCTCACTCTTCAATCTTGAGCTCGTGGACCCTGGGGATCCCCTGCACGCCTGGCCGGCGGAGCTCAGGCTGGGCTCGCCGGATGACGGTCTCCAGCGCCGCCCGGTAGCAGTGGGTGCGGAGGCCCGGGCCCGCTCTCTGTAGCCGCTCAGCATACTCCTCCAGGGCGTGACAGGCGCCCTCCCGCAGCCTGTAGGGCAGTTCATAGCCGGGCAGCCCAGCCACCCACTGACTCAGTGGGTAGCCGCCAGGGTCACTCAGCTTCATGTAGCAGCAGCCCACGGAGGCCAGGGCCACCACCTCAGGGCAGCAGGAGAAATGCCTCAGCAAGGCGACACTCAGGTCCCCACAGGCATGGAGGCCTGTCAGAAGCAAGCGGGTCCCACTCTGAGCTGAGGTCTCCAGTGGAAGCAGAAGCTCCTCGCATAGGGCCGTGGGGTCTACCCACCTCACCACATGGTGTGGGGGGTGACGAGGGCCAGCTTGGACCACCTGCGGAGGCAAAGGCAGATGGGAAGTCCGTTTGCTGTCCCCATGTCACCTCAGGCCCCAGGAAGGCATGTGGCCTCTGAGCTCCTTCCCAAGGAGGAAGGTGGGAAAGAAACAGGcacaggagaaaagaggacctTACATCAGGAGATGGGACAGATTCTGGGTCTGTCGTTATCTTTGCATCTCTGAGTCCGAGCTTCCTCATTTTTAATGAGCCTAATATCTGACTGGCCACTTCACAGGTGGGTGTGAGAGGATTTATCAGTGTGGAAAGAcattcttttcccccttttttggcttccctgaggcatatggagttcctcagccagggatcagatcagagcagttgtgacctatgccacagctgtggcaacaccggatccttaaccccctggtcTGGGGTTacacagggatggaacctgcatcctagcactccagagatgccactgatcccattgtgccacaacaggaactcccagaaagcactttttttttttttaagggctgcaggtgtggcatatggaagtttccaggctaagggttgaatcagagctacagttgccggccacagccatagccacagccatgctagatctgagctacatctaagacctacgctgcagctcatggcaatgcctgatccttaaaccactgagcgaggccagggatcaaacccacatcctcatggatactagtcaggtttgtttccactgagccacaaggggaacttctggAAAGCACTTTTTAACTAGAAAATGCCTTTTAGATATGAGAAGGTTTGGCCAAGGAGGGACCTTGGAAAAGGAGTAGTGGAAATAGGGACACACCACCTCAAGCTGAGAAAATGAGGGAATTCAGCCTTCGTGCCCAGTTCCGGCCAAGCAGACCCTGCTGTCATGGTCCTGGCTGCAGGAAGGGCTGGCCTACCTGTGggttcctcttttcctcttttgccAGAGTCTGCAGGAGCTCCTGGTCTAGGCGCTGGGCTCTCTCCACCAGTCTCGGATCCCCTTCAATGCTCTTCACcatcagccccagccccagggacaTGAAGCGGGAGAGATGGCCCTGGAGTCATGAGAGGGAGGGTGGAGATAGCTCCTCTCAGTGTCCTCTCCACTGTCACCCTCCCTATCCGTGATTTGGGTGCCTGGGTGCCAGGCCCCCAAAGGCTTAAGTTCTACCCAGCTTATTTAGCACCTGCCTCCCTGGGCCTGTGGCCTGATAACCTGCCCTCTGGCTGTCCTATCCTCACAACAAAAAGCAACAGGACATAAGGAGTCTGGCTCACCTGGCCTGAGCCTACATCCACAACCTGGGTGCAGCCTGTGAGGTCGCTCAGCTTCTTCACCAActgaaagaggaaggaacaaaggTGTCCTGGCCATTGGCTATTGGCTCCTGGGGCCAACACCCATAATGAGAGTGGAAGAGCTGAAGACGGTAaaggaagatggggagagggCACCATGGGAAAGACAGGAGACACGGAAGCCAAAATGGGGTCTGCTGCCCCAGGCTCAGGCTCCTCTCCTGGCTCCACTCAGGTCAGTGATTCAGTCTCCTCCACAGAACAAGAAGAGCCCCACTGCGAACTCATGAGCGGATGGTGAAAGTTATCAGAACAAGAATAAGACAATGATTCGAATAGAGCCACCAACCAACCCAGCAAAAGGATGAAGCTATGGCTATAGCATACCTGCTGAGGAAGAGACATTCTAGGGCCTCTGGTCCTGCAGGTGATATAAGGCATCCACATCTTTGTAACCCATAGGCCTAAGGAGTCCCCAGGCTCCCAGACACCACCTGCACTCCAGCCATCTCctcacctctcccagcctccGGATCTCATGCTGCTTCTTGGGCCTGACGTGTTTCCGGAATGGAGCTGTCAGTCGGGAACTCTGGCTGGGGTTCTCCAGGAACTCTGAGGGGGTCTGAAACCCAGGCGTCCGCGTAAAGGCCAGGGCATAGGCTGTGGACTTCAGGGCCAGCAGGGTGAGTGGCCACACCGACCTGTACCTGAGATAGTCCGGCCCCGGCCCCCAGTGAATAGTCCCATTGCATCCTGAGTCTGCCCCTTAGAACCCAGGAAGCCCTTATAAGACTGAGCAGTGGCTCCCTGCAGGGCTGAGCACCGGGTCCCCCAGCACAGGACCCCCCTTGCCCATACC
It contains:
- the METTL25B gene encoding methyltransferase-like protein 25B; translated protein: MPGVSARGLSHEERRQLAVNLTRVVTLYRSILDAYIIEFFTDNLWGTLPCAWQEALDGLNPPQLATLLLGMPGEGEVVRYRSVWPLTLLALKSTAYALAFTRTPGFQTPSEFLENPSQSSRLTAPFRKHVRPKKQHEIRRLGELVKKLSDLTGCTQVVDVGSGQGHLSRFMSLGLGLMVKSIEGDPRLVERAQRLDQELLQTLAKEEKRNPQVVQAGPRHPPHHVVRWVDPTALCEELLLPLETSAQSGTRLLLTGLHACGDLSVALLRHFSCCPEVVALASVGCCYMKLSDPGGYPLSQWVAGLPGYELPYRLREGACHALEEYAERLQRAGPGLRTHCYRAALETVIRRAQPELRRPGVQGIPRVHELKIEEYVQRGLQRVGLDPHLPLNLAALRAHQAQENRVVAFFSLALLLAPLVETLILLDRLLYLQEQGFHAELLPIFSPELSPRNLVLVATKRPLGEAFSVLETEDS
- the MRPL24 gene encoding 39S ribosomal protein L24, mitochondrial, whose amino-acid sequence is MRLSALLALASKVTLPPNYRYGMSRPGSLSDKRKNPPGTRRRRVPVEPISDEDWHLFCGDKVEILEGKDAGKQGKVVQVIRQRNWVVVEGLNTHYRYVGKTVDYRGTMIPSEAPLLHNQVKLVDPTDRKPTDVEWRFTEAGERVRVSTRSGRIIPKPEFPRADGIVPETWIDGPKDTSVEDALEKTYVPRLKTLEEEVMEAMGIQETRRHKKVYWY